The Candidatus Cloacimonadota bacterium genome includes a window with the following:
- a CDS encoding YggS family pyridoxal phosphate-dependent enzyme: NKAKLVVPKYDMIESLDSLRLAKQINKECEKIDKIINVLIEINSGREEQKTGFLPENAVESVKLISRFKNLRIRGLMTMGPFSGNPESARPYFVETKKIFDNLKSLAIPNVEMKYLSMGMSNSYKIAIEEGANLVRIGTNIFGARK, translated from the coding sequence AACAAAGCAAAACTTGTGGTTCCAAAATACGATATGATAGAAAGTCTTGACTCTCTTCGCTTAGCTAAACAAATCAATAAAGAATGTGAAAAAATTGATAAGATTATAAATGTGCTCATCGAAATAAATAGTGGCAGAGAAGAACAGAAAACCGGATTTTTACCTGAAAATGCTGTGGAATCCGTAAAATTAATTTCGAGATTTAAAAATTTACGAATTAGAGGTTTGATGACAATGGGACCTTTTAGCGGGAATCCGGAATCGGCTCGTCCTTATTTTGTAGAAACAAAAAAAATATTCGACAATCTAAAATCTTTGGCAATCCCGAACGTTGAGATGAAATATCTTTCTATGGGAATGAGCAATTCATATAAAATTGCCATTGAAGAAGGTGCAAATTTGGTTCGAATCGGCACCAATATTTTTGGAGCAAGAAAATAA